One Paraburkholderia sp. IMGN_8 DNA window includes the following coding sequences:
- the ccsA gene encoding cytochrome c biogenesis protein CcsA, whose product MDIVLYALTALLYGGLAVAGWRSHRHAAVRPMLGSVPPVPAAAGMSSSSAPSASSGMSTSGRALLCVALLAHGVLLHTTIFPQNAMVFGFAFALSAMFWLGAGIYWIESFFFPLDGLRLLVLPLACVASLLPLAFNGVRVLPYSAAPMFKLHFLIANIAYGLFAIAALHAILMLLVERRLHAMRGGLTQRHAAAAGNGWLSSWLDTLPPLLTLEKLLFRLIGAGFVLLTLTLLSGIMFSEQLVDRALRLDHKTVFAILSWVMFGALLTARKVSGWRGRAALRWVLASFVALLLAYVGSRFVFEVLLHRAVV is encoded by the coding sequence ATGGATATTGTACTGTATGCCCTCACCGCACTCCTGTACGGCGGTCTCGCCGTCGCCGGCTGGCGCTCGCACCGGCACGCCGCCGTGCGCCCCATGCTCGGGAGCGTGCCGCCGGTGCCGGCCGCCGCGGGCATGTCGAGCTCATCGGCCCCATCGGCCTCCTCAGGCATGAGCACGTCGGGCCGCGCGCTGCTGTGTGTCGCGCTGCTCGCCCACGGCGTGCTGCTGCATACCACTATCTTTCCCCAGAACGCGATGGTGTTCGGCTTCGCGTTCGCGCTTTCGGCGATGTTCTGGCTCGGCGCCGGCATCTACTGGATCGAGAGCTTTTTCTTTCCGCTCGACGGCCTGCGCCTGCTGGTGTTGCCGCTTGCCTGCGTAGCTTCTTTATTGCCGCTGGCGTTCAACGGCGTACGCGTGCTGCCGTATTCCGCCGCACCGATGTTCAAGCTGCACTTCCTGATCGCCAATATCGCGTACGGTTTGTTCGCGATCGCGGCGCTGCACGCGATTCTGATGCTGCTGGTGGAGCGCCGCCTGCACGCAATGCGCGGCGGGCTCACGCAGCGGCATGCGGCCGCAGCAGGGAACGGCTGGCTGTCCAGTTGGCTCGATACCTTGCCGCCGCTGCTGACGCTCGAAAAGCTGCTGTTCCGTCTGATCGGCGCCGGCTTCGTGCTGCTCACTCTGACGCTGCTGTCGGGCATCATGTTCAGCGAGCAACTGGTCGACCGTGCCTTGCGGCTCGATCACAAGACCGTCTTCGCGATTCTTTCCTGGGTGATGTTCGGCGCGCTGCTGACCGCGCGCAAGGTGTCCGGCTGGCGCGGCCGTGCGGCGTTGCGCTGGGTGCTGGCGTCGTTCGTCGCGCTGCTGCTGGCGTACGTCGGCAGCCGTTTCGTTTTCGAGGTGCTGTTGCACCGTGCTGTAGTGTGA
- a CDS encoding PP0621 family protein, translating into MRQIFLLILLFIVGQWLVKALRRHDAQTAQRTGAGASSGANGAAGAKGPNGGARSSEAPQLAEPMIRCVECGVHAPKSESVVVAGQPFCSAAHAQRHGARPTGRDAR; encoded by the coding sequence ATGCGACAAATTTTTCTGCTGATCCTGTTGTTCATCGTCGGCCAATGGCTGGTGAAGGCGCTGCGTCGTCATGACGCGCAAACGGCGCAACGTACCGGCGCGGGCGCAAGTTCGGGCGCGAACGGCGCCGCCGGGGCGAAAGGTCCGAACGGCGGCGCGCGTTCGTCCGAAGCGCCGCAACTCGCCGAGCCGATGATCCGTTGCGTCGAGTGTGGCGTGCATGCGCCGAAGAGCGAGTCGGTAGTAGTGGCGGGGCAGCCGTTCTGCAGCGCCGCGCACGCGCAGCGTCACGGCGCGCGGCCGACGGGCCGCGACGCTCGATGA
- the ampD gene encoding 1,6-anhydro-N-acetylmuramyl-L-alanine amidase AmpD — MSVEFTVDPGGWVAAARKLPSPNFGARPAGAVPTLIVVHNISLPPDEFGGSAIAELFQNRLDCDAHPYYDTHLRGVRVSAHFVIHRDGALEQYVSCNERAWHAGPSNFFGREHCNDFSIGIELEGSDTTAFEAAQYRTLGALVRALAARYPVEALAGHSDIAPGRKTDPGPHFEWQRLQRDTALADQYFPYLKFSKTP, encoded by the coding sequence ATGAGCGTCGAGTTCACCGTCGATCCTGGCGGTTGGGTCGCCGCCGCACGCAAATTGCCATCGCCGAATTTCGGGGCGCGGCCCGCCGGCGCCGTGCCGACGCTGATTGTCGTCCACAACATCAGCTTGCCGCCCGACGAGTTCGGCGGTAGCGCGATCGCCGAACTGTTCCAGAATCGTCTCGACTGCGACGCTCACCCGTACTACGACACGCATCTGCGCGGCGTGCGGGTGTCGGCGCATTTCGTGATCCATCGGGACGGCGCGCTCGAACAGTATGTGTCGTGCAACGAGCGCGCGTGGCACGCTGGACCGTCGAATTTTTTCGGCCGCGAGCACTGCAATGATTTCTCGATCGGCATCGAACTGGAAGGCAGCGACACGACTGCCTTCGAAGCGGCGCAATACCGCACGCTCGGTGCGCTGGTGAGGGCGCTCGCGGCCCGCTATCCGGTCGAGGCGCTCGCCGGTCACTCGGACATTGCTCCGGGCCGCAAGACCGATCCTGGGCCTCATTTCGAGTGGCAGCGTCTGCAGCGCGACACCGCGTTAGCGGATCAGTACTTCCCCTATCTCAAGTTTTCCAAAACGCCGTAA
- a CDS encoding ribonucleoside-diphosphate reductase subunit alpha has translation MQTTDNVTTRYEGSPTGQAFGQAQGAQALAPQATFADYKVIRRNGSVVSFEPSKIAIAVTKAFLAVNGGQGAASARVRELVEQLTQNVVRALVRSRPNGGTFHIEDIQDQVELALMRGGEHNVARAYVLYREKRTQARGHDEQVAGGAPGLNVTDNGVTRPLDMAALRGIIESACANLGDAVSAEPIVAETVKNLYDGVPMSQVYDSAILAARTMIEKDPAYSQVTARILLHTIRREILEEEVTQAEMGERYGEYFPQFIKRGVQAELLDDKLLQFDLKRLGAALDNNRDLQFGYLGLQTLYDRYFLHHDGVRIEMPQAFFMRVAMGLSLNEIDREARAIEFYNVLSSFDFMSSTPTLFNSGTRRSQLSSCYLTTVDDDLDGIYEALKENALLSKFAGGLGNDWTRVRALGSHIKGTNGKSQGVVPFLKVVNDTAVAVNQGGKRKGAVCAYLETWHLDIEEFLELRKNTGDDRRRTHDMNTANWIPDLFMKRVHEGGDWTLFSPSTCPDLHDKFGAEFETAYTAYEDKVARGEIKLFKKIPAAQLWRKMLGMLFETGHPWITFKDPCNVRSPQQHVGVVHSSNLCTEITLNTSDAEIAVCNLGSVNLVAHLKEQADGTLALDHDKLKRTVSVAMRMLDNVIDINYYAVAKARNSNLKHRPVGLGIMGFQDCLHLLRTPYASQEAVSFADTSMEAVCYYAYYASTELAQERGRYSSYRGSLWDRGILPQDSVKLLAEARGGYVEVDSSESMDWTELCSRIATYGMRNSNCVAIAPTATISNIIGVSACIEPTFQNLYVKSNLSGEFTVVNDYLVRDLKARGLWDEVMVADLKYFDGTLSRIDRIPADLRAIYATAFELDPVWLVEAASRRQKWIDQAQSLNIYMGGASGKKLDEIYKLAWVRGLKTTYYLRTMAATHVEKSTVAHGALNAVSSGGGEGSGGSAGGAAGGFGASGGAASGGIQAAAAAPAVAIEAAPEADGPVCMMRPGDPGFEECEACQ, from the coding sequence ATGCAAACCACCGACAACGTGACGACCCGGTACGAGGGCTCACCCACTGGCCAGGCCTTCGGCCAGGCACAAGGCGCACAAGCGCTCGCGCCGCAAGCGACGTTTGCCGACTACAAGGTGATCCGTCGTAATGGCAGTGTGGTGTCGTTTGAACCGTCGAAGATCGCCATCGCCGTGACGAAGGCATTTCTGGCCGTCAACGGCGGTCAAGGCGCAGCGTCGGCTCGTGTGCGCGAACTGGTCGAGCAACTCACGCAGAATGTCGTGCGCGCGCTCGTGCGCAGCCGCCCGAACGGCGGCACGTTCCATATCGAAGACATCCAGGATCAGGTCGAACTCGCGCTGATGCGCGGCGGCGAGCACAACGTCGCGCGTGCGTATGTGCTGTATCGCGAGAAGCGCACCCAGGCGCGCGGTCATGACGAGCAGGTCGCCGGCGGCGCGCCGGGTCTGAACGTTACCGACAACGGTGTCACGCGTCCGCTCGACATGGCAGCGCTGCGCGGCATCATCGAATCCGCTTGTGCGAACCTGGGCGACGCCGTGAGCGCCGAGCCGATCGTCGCGGAAACGGTGAAGAACCTGTACGACGGCGTGCCGATGAGCCAGGTCTACGACTCGGCGATCCTGGCTGCCCGCACGATGATCGAAAAGGATCCGGCTTATAGCCAGGTCACCGCACGCATCCTGCTGCACACGATCCGCCGCGAGATCCTCGAAGAGGAAGTCACGCAAGCCGAAATGGGCGAGCGTTACGGCGAGTACTTCCCGCAGTTCATCAAGCGCGGCGTGCAAGCCGAGCTGCTCGACGACAAGCTGCTGCAGTTCGACCTGAAGCGTCTCGGTGCCGCACTCGACAACAATCGCGACCTGCAATTCGGCTACCTCGGTCTGCAGACGCTGTACGACCGCTACTTCCTGCATCACGACGGCGTGCGGATCGAAATGCCGCAGGCATTCTTTATGCGTGTCGCGATGGGTCTGTCGCTGAACGAGATCGATCGCGAAGCGCGTGCGATCGAGTTTTACAACGTGCTGTCGAGCTTCGACTTCATGTCGTCCACGCCGACGCTGTTCAACTCCGGCACCCGCCGCTCGCAATTGTCGTCGTGCTACCTGACGACGGTCGACGACGACCTCGACGGCATCTACGAAGCGCTGAAGGAAAACGCGCTGCTGTCGAAGTTCGCCGGCGGCCTGGGCAACGACTGGACGCGCGTGCGTGCGCTCGGCTCGCACATCAAGGGCACCAACGGCAAGTCGCAAGGCGTCGTGCCGTTCCTGAAGGTGGTCAACGACACGGCTGTGGCCGTGAACCAGGGCGGCAAGCGCAAGGGCGCGGTGTGCGCATACCTGGAAACGTGGCACCTGGACATCGAGGAATTCCTCGAGCTGCGCAAGAACACCGGCGACGACCGTCGCCGCACCCACGACATGAACACGGCGAACTGGATTCCCGACCTGTTCATGAAGCGCGTGCACGAAGGCGGCGACTGGACCCTGTTCTCGCCGTCCACCTGCCCGGACCTGCACGACAAGTTCGGCGCCGAGTTCGAAACGGCTTACACGGCTTACGAAGACAAGGTCGCGCGCGGCGAGATCAAGCTGTTCAAGAAGATTCCGGCGGCGCAACTGTGGCGCAAGATGCTGGGCATGCTGTTCGAAACCGGTCACCCGTGGATCACGTTCAAGGATCCGTGCAATGTGCGTTCGCCGCAACAGCACGTCGGCGTCGTCCACTCGTCGAACCTGTGCACGGAAATCACGCTGAACACCAGCGACGCCGAAATCGCCGTCTGCAACCTGGGCTCCGTGAATCTCGTCGCCCACCTGAAGGAACAGGCCGACGGCACGCTGGCGCTCGACCACGACAAGCTCAAGCGCACCGTCAGCGTGGCGATGCGCATGCTCGACAACGTGATCGACATCAACTACTACGCGGTTGCCAAGGCGCGTAACTCGAACCTGAAGCACCGTCCGGTCGGCCTGGGCATCATGGGCTTCCAGGACTGCCTGCACCTGCTGCGCACGCCGTACGCGTCGCAAGAGGCGGTCAGCTTCGCCGATACGTCGATGGAAGCGGTCTGCTACTACGCTTACTACGCGTCGACCGAGCTGGCGCAAGAGCGCGGCCGTTACTCCAGCTACCGCGGCTCGCTGTGGGATCGCGGCATCCTCCCGCAAGACTCGGTGAAGCTGCTGGCCGAAGCGCGCGGCGGCTATGTCGAAGTCGATTCGAGCGAATCGATGGACTGGACCGAACTGTGTTCGCGCATCGCCACCTACGGCATGCGCAATTCGAACTGCGTGGCGATCGCGCCGACGGCGACGATCTCCAACATCATCGGCGTGTCGGCCTGCATCGAACCGACCTTCCAGAACCTGTATGTGAAGTCGAATCTGTCGGGCGAATTTACGGTGGTCAACGACTACCTGGTGCGCGACCTGAAGGCACGCGGCCTGTGGGACGAAGTGATGGTCGCCGACCTGAAGTACTTCGACGGCACGCTCTCGCGCATCGACCGCATCCCGGCCGACCTGCGCGCGATCTACGCGACCGCGTTCGAACTCGATCCGGTGTGGCTGGTCGAGGCGGCTTCGCGTCGTCAGAAGTGGATCGACCAGGCGCAGTCGCTGAACATCTATATGGGCGGCGCGTCGGGTAAGAAGCTCGACGAGATCTACAAGCTCGCATGGGTGCGTGGCCTGAAGACCACGTACTACCTCCGCACGATGGCGGCGACGCACGTCGAGAAGTCGACGGTTGCGCACGGCGCGCTGAACGCGGTGAGCTCGGGTGGCGGCGAAGGCTCTGGCGGTTCGGCTGGCGGCGCGGCGGGTGGTTTCGGCGCGAGCGGTGGCGCTGCGTCGGGCGGCATCCAGGCGGCAGCGGCAGCGCCGGCAGTCGCAATCGAAGCTGCGCCTGAAGCGGATGGTCCGGTGTGCATGATGCGTCCGGGCGATCCTGGCTTTGAAGAGTGCGAGGCTTGCCAGTAA
- a CDS encoding ribonucleotide-diphosphate reductase subunit beta has translation MLNWDDEITAVTPSSATQQNVLRNAAGSAVGSQVGTRSAPQAPSAQDIFANDIAVAPVAHVAHAAAGTAAVSEARVNVADKRIINGQTDVNQLVPFKYKWAWEKYLAGCANHWMPQEVNMSRDIALWKDPNGLTEDERRIVKRNLGFFVTADSLAANNIVLGTYRHITAPECRQFLLRQAFEEAIHTHAYQYIVESLGLDEGEIFNAYHEVSSIRAKDEFLIPYIHVLTDPAFKTGTLEADQTLLRSLIVFACVMEGLFFYVGFTQILALGRQNKMTGAAEQYQYILRDESMHCNFGIDLINQIKLENPQLWTAEFRAEIREIFQQAVELEYRYAEDTMPRGVLGLNASMFKSYLRFICNRRCQQIGLDPLYPNEENPFPWMSEMIDLKKERNFFETRVIEYQTGGALTWE, from the coding sequence ATGCTCAACTGGGATGACGAGATCACTGCCGTAACTCCCTCGAGCGCTACGCAACAGAATGTGTTGCGCAACGCTGCGGGATCGGCTGTCGGTTCGCAAGTCGGAACGCGTTCCGCTCCTCAAGCTCCCTCGGCTCAAGACATCTTCGCGAACGACATTGCTGTCGCTCCCGTCGCTCATGTGGCCCATGCTGCTGCTGGAACGGCTGCCGTTTCCGAAGCGCGGGTCAATGTCGCCGACAAGCGCATCATCAACGGCCAGACCGACGTCAATCAGTTGGTGCCGTTCAAATACAAGTGGGCCTGGGAAAAGTATCTGGCTGGTTGCGCCAACCACTGGATGCCGCAAGAAGTGAACATGTCGCGCGACATCGCCCTCTGGAAAGACCCGAACGGTCTGACCGAAGACGAGCGCCGCATCGTCAAGCGCAACCTGGGCTTCTTCGTGACGGCAGATTCTCTCGCCGCCAACAACATCGTGCTGGGCACCTACCGCCACATCACGGCGCCCGAATGCCGCCAGTTCCTGCTGCGCCAGGCGTTCGAAGAGGCGATCCACACGCACGCTTACCAGTACATCGTCGAATCGCTGGGCCTCGACGAGGGCGAAATCTTCAACGCGTATCACGAGGTTTCCTCGATCCGCGCGAAAGACGAATTTCTGATTCCGTACATCCACGTGCTGACCGATCCGGCCTTCAAGACCGGCACGCTCGAGGCAGACCAGACCCTGCTGCGCTCGCTGATCGTGTTCGCCTGCGTGATGGAAGGCCTGTTCTTCTACGTCGGCTTTACGCAAATCCTGGCGCTGGGTCGCCAGAACAAGATGACTGGCGCGGCGGAACAGTACCAATACATCCTGCGCGACGAGTCGATGCACTGCAACTTCGGCATCGACCTGATCAACCAGATCAAACTCGAAAACCCGCAACTCTGGACGGCTGAGTTCCGCGCGGAAATCCGCGAGATCTTCCAGCAAGCTGTCGAACTTGAATATCGCTACGCAGAAGACACGATGCCGCGTGGGGTGCTCGGCCTCAATGCGTCGATGTTCAAGAGCTATCTGCGCTTCATCTGCAACCGCCGTTGCCAGCAGATCGGTCTCGATCCGCTGTACCCGAACGAGGAAAACCCGTTCCCGTGGATGAGCGAGATGATCGACCTGAAGAAGGAACGCAACTTCTTCGAAACGCGAGTGATCGAATATCAGACTGGCGGCGCGCTGACCTGGGAGTGA
- a CDS encoding histone H1-like repetitive region-containing protein, with the protein MATAKKAAAKKVVAKKAAPAKKAAPAKKVAAKKVAVKKVAAKKAAPAKKVAAKKAAPAKKVAAKKVAVKKVAAKKAAPAKKAAPAKKAAVKKVAAKKAAPAKKAAAKKAAPAKKAAAKKAAPAKKAAAKKAAPAKKAAAKKAAPAKKAPAKKAAAPAKKAAPAKKAVAKKAAPAPAATSVSSAAPAATVKTALNPAAAWPFPTGSRP; encoded by the coding sequence ATGGCAACTGCAAAGAAAGCCGCCGCTAAGAAAGTTGTGGCAAAGAAAGCTGCTCCGGCGAAGAAGGCCGCTCCGGCAAAGAAAGTAGCGGCGAAGAAAGTCGCTGTGAAGAAGGTTGCAGCGAAAAAGGCAGCACCGGCCAAGAAGGTTGCAGCGAAAAAAGCTGCTCCGGCTAAGAAGGTTGCAGCCAAGAAAGTCGCTGTGAAGAAGGTTGCAGCGAAGAAGGCAGCGCCGGCGAAGAAGGCAGCACCGGCTAAGAAAGCCGCAGTGAAGAAGGTTGCAGCAAAGAAGGCAGCACCGGCCAAGAAGGCCGCAGCAAAGAAGGCAGCACCGGCTAAGAAGGCTGCTGCCAAGAAGGCTGCGCCTGCTAAAAAGGCTGCTGCCAAGAAAGCTGCGCCCGCGAAAAAGGCTGCTGCTAAAAAGGCTGCGCCTGCCAAGAAGGCTCCCGCTAAGAAGGCCGCTGCTCCTGCGAAGAAGGCTGCTCCTGCGAAGAAGGCTGTCGCCAAGAAGGCTGCGCCTGCACCCGCTGCGACTTCTGTCTCGAGCGCAGCACCGGCAGCGACGGTGAAGACCGCGCTGAACCCGGCAGCGGCATGGCCGTTCCCGACGGGCAGCCGTCCGTAA
- a CDS encoding glycine zipper 2TM domain-containing protein has protein sequence MKTMSRLVVAALIAGSLAMSGCAYNSSSADVYTASQAQREETVRMGTVDSVRAVKISSNNGQPSGIGALGGGALGAVAGSSIGGGRGSIVTGIIGGLAGAVAGNAVENGVAVRDGLEITVRLDNGDMRAITQSATGEIFRAGERVRLLSSGGVTRVTH, from the coding sequence ATGAAAACAATGAGTCGCCTGGTAGTGGCCGCCTTGATCGCCGGTTCGCTGGCCATGTCGGGGTGTGCGTATAACAGTAGTTCTGCTGACGTCTACACGGCGTCACAGGCACAGCGCGAAGAAACGGTCCGGATGGGCACGGTCGACAGCGTTCGCGCAGTGAAGATCAGTTCGAACAACGGTCAGCCGAGCGGCATCGGCGCGCTCGGCGGCGGTGCCTTGGGTGCGGTGGCCGGCAGCTCGATCGGCGGCGGCCGTGGCTCGATCGTGACAGGCATCATCGGCGGCCTGGCCGGTGCGGTGGCCGGCAACGCGGTCGAGAACGGCGTCGCGGTGCGCGACGGTCTCGAGATTACCGTGCGACTCGATAACGGCGATATGCGCGCGATCACGCAAAGCGCAACCGGTGAGATCTTCCGCGCCGGCGAGCGCGTGCGGCTGCTGTCCAGCGGCGGCGTCACGCGCGTCACGCACTAA
- a CDS encoding carbohydrate kinase family protein has product MATLICGSLAYDNIMTFEGRFREHILPEQVHILNVSFLVPTMRREFGGCAGNIAYSLQLLGGDARIMATLGATDAQLYMDRFEQLGLSTENVLVVPDTYSAQAMITTDLENNQITAFHPGAMMQSHLNRADEAKGITLGIVAPDGYDGMIQHSEHLAAAGVPFIFDPGQGLPLFDGESLRRMIELATYVAVNDYEAKLVSNKTGWSIEEIASKVDALIVTLGEHGAQIHHAGGIEEIPAVKAQQVLDPTGCGDAFRGGLLYGIENKLGWATTGRLASLMGALKIEHQGPQNYAPTRAEINERFKQAFGYDLP; this is encoded by the coding sequence TTGGCTACGCTGATTTGCGGCTCGCTCGCCTACGACAACATCATGACCTTCGAAGGCCGCTTCCGGGAGCACATCCTGCCGGAGCAGGTCCACATCCTGAACGTGAGCTTTCTCGTGCCGACGATGCGCCGCGAGTTCGGCGGCTGTGCGGGCAATATCGCCTACTCGCTGCAGTTGCTGGGCGGCGACGCGCGCATCATGGCGACGCTCGGCGCGACCGACGCGCAGCTTTACATGGACCGCTTCGAGCAACTCGGCCTGTCGACGGAAAACGTGCTTGTCGTGCCGGACACTTACTCGGCGCAGGCCATGATCACCACCGATCTGGAAAACAATCAGATCACCGCGTTTCACCCCGGCGCGATGATGCAGTCTCATCTGAATCGCGCCGATGAAGCAAAGGGCATCACGCTCGGCATCGTCGCGCCTGATGGCTACGACGGCATGATCCAGCATTCGGAGCATCTGGCAGCGGCCGGCGTGCCGTTCATCTTCGATCCGGGCCAAGGTTTGCCGTTGTTCGACGGTGAGTCGCTGCGGCGCATGATTGAACTTGCTACTTATGTAGCTGTCAACGATTACGAGGCCAAACTGGTCAGCAACAAAACCGGTTGGTCGATCGAAGAGATCGCCAGCAAGGTCGATGCGCTGATCGTCACGCTCGGCGAACACGGGGCGCAAATCCATCACGCCGGCGGTATCGAAGAGATTCCCGCGGTCAAGGCGCAGCAAGTGCTCGACCCTACTGGCTGCGGCGACGCGTTTCGCGGCGGTTTGCTGTACGGGATCGAGAACAAGCTCGGCTGGGCAACCACCGGCCGTCTCGCAAGCCTGATGGGGGCGCTGAAGATCGAACACCAGGGCCCGCAAAACTACGCGCCCACTCGGGCGGAGATCAACGAACGGTTCAAGCAGGCGTTCGGTTACGACCTGCCGTAA
- the tpx gene encoding thiol peroxidase, with translation MSQVTLGGNPIEVAGTFPSVGQQAPAFSLVGKDLKPVTLAEFAGKRKVLNIVPSLDTPTCATSTRKFNEAAAKLTNTAVIVVSGDLPFAASRFCTTEGIENVVTASTFRGHEFAEAYGVDVTSGPLTGLTARAVVVVDENDKVVHAELVSEIKNEPNYDAALAALK, from the coding sequence ATGAGTCAAGTCACGCTGGGTGGTAACCCGATCGAAGTCGCCGGCACGTTTCCGTCGGTGGGCCAGCAAGCGCCAGCCTTCTCGCTGGTCGGCAAGGATCTGAAGCCCGTTACGCTCGCCGAATTCGCCGGCAAGCGCAAGGTGCTGAACATCGTCCCGAGCCTCGACACGCCGACCTGCGCCACGTCGACCCGCAAGTTCAACGAAGCCGCTGCCAAGCTGACCAACACGGCCGTGATCGTCGTGTCGGGCGACCTGCCGTTCGCCGCATCGCGCTTTTGCACGACCGAAGGCATCGAGAACGTCGTGACAGCCTCGACGTTCCGTGGCCATGAGTTTGCAGAGGCGTACGGCGTCGACGTGACAAGCGGCCCGCTGACGGGCCTGACGGCGCGCGCCGTGGTGGTGGTCGACGAGAACGACAAGGTCGTACACGCGGAACTGGTCAGCGAAATCAAGAACGAGCCGAACTATGATGCAGCGCTCGCCGCGCTGAAGTAA
- a CDS encoding DUF3426 domain-containing protein: MLLATRCPFCETVFRLQPAQLALRRGLVRCGHCDEVFDASSSLFELTEGGDFSTAKPVAAAAAIEALSGVRPGGPDFSAEAWDPWAPAPDAVIDNRLRHNATNVPLNPVSTGAGVAVTPRHATEPELPSSAFTAPIPPDHEPVFAEAPPGPSAHDAGPPAEEAPRVWHKTERPSEHPVDEPATLHGIPDNEPHFGAVGSGAAGPRTSTVGAAAAASSGEPFTVHPVHDGIDPFPVVRETRPAEPRRLGWIIGGSLAALLLAVALLAQLAWWQRETVMVDFPRSQTLYAKACAQIGCQVAPPHDIDGLQVEPSDLRQIDGPHKLELKMPLRNRFNIALAYPAIELTLLDDQNNVAVRRVLWPQDYVAPGTPIAAGLPAHTTQTMIVHLDTGNAVASNFRVQIFYP, from the coding sequence ATGCTCCTGGCGACGCGTTGCCCCTTCTGCGAAACTGTCTTCCGCCTGCAGCCGGCGCAGCTCGCGCTGCGCCGCGGCCTCGTGCGCTGCGGGCATTGCGATGAAGTATTCGACGCGTCGAGCAGCCTGTTCGAACTGACCGAGGGCGGCGACTTCTCCACCGCCAAGCCGGTCGCCGCAGCAGCGGCGATCGAGGCACTGTCGGGCGTACGCCCCGGCGGCCCCGATTTCAGCGCCGAAGCATGGGACCCGTGGGCGCCGGCGCCCGATGCCGTCATCGACAACCGTCTGCGTCACAACGCCACCAATGTGCCGCTCAATCCGGTCTCGACCGGCGCGGGCGTCGCGGTTACGCCGCGCCACGCCACGGAGCCCGAATTGCCGTCCAGCGCGTTCACCGCGCCGATCCCTCCCGACCATGAACCGGTGTTCGCTGAGGCGCCGCCCGGGCCCTCCGCGCACGATGCCGGTCCGCCGGCAGAGGAAGCGCCGAGGGTCTGGCACAAGACCGAACGCCCTTCCGAACATCCCGTGGACGAACCGGCCACGTTGCACGGCATCCCCGACAACGAACCGCATTTCGGTGCGGTCGGCTCAGGCGCGGCCGGCCCACGCACGAGCACAGTGGGCGCCGCCGCGGCGGCGTCCAGTGGAGAGCCCTTCACGGTCCATCCGGTGCATGACGGCATCGATCCTTTCCCGGTGGTACGCGAAACCCGCCCGGCCGAACCGCGCCGGCTGGGCTGGATCATCGGTGGTTCACTGGCGGCGCTGCTGTTGGCCGTCGCGCTGCTCGCGCAACTCGCCTGGTGGCAGCGCGAGACGGTGATGGTCGACTTTCCGCGCTCGCAGACGCTCTACGCGAAGGCCTGCGCGCAAATCGGCTGTCAGGTCGCGCCGCCTCACGATATCGACGGCTTGCAGGTCGAGCCGTCCGATCTGCGGCAGATCGACGGTCCGCACAAGCTCGAACTGAAAATGCCGCTGCGCAATCGCTTCAATATTGCGCTGGCCTACCCGGCCATCGAACTCACGCTGCTCGACGACCAGAACAACGTCGCCGTGCGCCGCGTGCTGTGGCCGCAAGACTATGTCGCACCCGGCACGCCGATCGCGGCCGGTTTGCCGGCGCACACGACTCAAACCATGATCGTGCACCTCGACACGGGCAATGCGGTCGCCTCCAATTTCCGCGTTCAGATTTTTTATCCGTAA